In Melanotaenia boesemani isolate fMelBoe1 chromosome 1, fMelBoe1.pri, whole genome shotgun sequence, the genomic window CATCATTTCAGGGCGACAGcagcaaaactttttttctctgtgcacAAGATTCAAACTCAGAAAAAGCAAATGACGATCAGTCTGAATGATTTAGAAGGCATGTATGGTTGTAAGAGGTCTGAAAGATAAgatgaaacattaaaactaaCCGGGAGCCAGTAAAAGAAAGTCCATCCATACGAAAAGAAGTGAAAGTGTTTTGTGCTGTGAGAACACTCATAACtagttttttcatgtttgttttcatgtttgtttgtttttttttttgttttgttttttttaactttgtttcaCATAGATGACATTTTTGTGGAATATATACTGTTCACCTTATCCAAccttacattaaaaataaagaaagatcaTTTAGTCACAGTAGCACAGGTACAAAAAATAGTTctacaacaaagaagaaaaactggacAAAAGTTTAGATTGATTTTTAGATGACAGAAGATGTAAACAATTTTCCTTACAACCACTACTGCTTTGTTTTAAGCGTGAGTGCAAAGTTCTCATTGAGTCACAACCTTATTTCTCCGTTTGCAGACAGAAAGTAAAGTTATGGTGCCCATGACACAgaaatttatggaaaattttaaaaagtttttgtttgctCTGCTGACAACAAACAAGAAGGAAAGCAAAGTGGAGAAGCAAATGACATGCAGCAAATGGCTCTGGGTTGGGACTCAAACCAGAGTCCATCACCATGGAGATCCTAAGTCTCTACACACAGAAAACCCACCTAATCAGCTGAGCCACCTGCCACACAGAGTACATGTAGATTTGACAGATTTTAATAAGTGAATGGAGCTCTACCTTTGCCACAGATATTATTTGATTGGTGCAGTGTGTATAAATTGTTGTTGTCTAAAAATGCAAAGCCTGATTTCATAAAACTACACAGGAATGAGAACATGGCCAAAAGATGCCGTTACATTTTGGAGCTGACTGGGATGAGATATACTCATctgttttgattaaaaaagaaagtgcaAATATTTATTAGAGAAACTCAGGAATTTTTACTCTTtataagaaactaaaaaaaagaccttttagaaataaaacacaggtTTGAGTTGCAGTAATTAGAAGAAACATTAAGAATATCCAACAGTCTAATTCAACATTTTGAACATTCTGTGGTCAGGCTTGgaaatctagtttttttttgttttgccagTAATCTTAACGGTAAGCACCACTGTTCTGGACCACCTGGTCTCCTGTGATTTGCAGATGCATTTAGTTGAATTTAGTGattatagcagattattttgtGTCCAAACTGCATCTTGAGGAAATGCATATGCAACATATCCTGAGACAGTTAAAAGGTGTTCAAAAAAATGTGAACCGCTAATCTAaggttttaaaaatgagaatttactaaacatgtaaaaacagttttcacaaaacacatgaaataaaattgttcaatatATTAACTAAACAAACATGATCTTCTCAAAGATTAAGATTGTTAAGCTTATATGTGCTACAAAACATACAGCTGATTAGCTGCTAGCCTGCAGAGCTGATAAGCTATCTGTGCTGTTTTTGTGTCCTGCTTGTATAGTGTGCAATCATCGCTACGGGTCATTCAGAATTGCAGCAGCAAAAAGCACCAGTATGCACATCTCCATCTTTACATGGGGTTTTCTCCTTTAGCGAGCAGTTTTAGAACCACTTGCAACTCTTCCATTTGacttttttccctccttccGCAACATTTAATTGAACAAATAATCTCCAGTATTTACACTGTGATTATAGCAAATGAGAACAATGGAACAACCCAGTCATATAATTCTGACTGGACATGAAACATTTTCCCTCCTGTAACTAGAAAAGcacatattaaaatgaaaaagtcagaaTATCCCACTTGATTTATAACAGCAGTAAGATATAAAAGAATATTTGAAATATCAGCCGCGGATGACAACAGTGTTGGCAAAATGTGCTCTGTAGTTCCCTTTGTGTCCTCAAATCTTTTCTGggctttttttcctctaaaccTACCAATGTCATCCAGTTCTGGAGGACTGAGCCATCACAGTTCATGTGTTGCCCTTGTTCCCACAGTAGAGAGGCTGCTTCAGGCAGCACTGTCAGTAACAGTTTAATGAGGCTCTCTTTGGTGCAATGCAAACTGTCAATACATTGTCCCAGTTTGCACATGATCCCAGTTTTTTCACCTGTCATCCATCGGCaagaaaatctgtgtttgtctttctttttgcttttgcatCAGTAGTATCTGTTGAGGCTTTGAGTGACTGTACTGATGTCTGGTTGTCCATTCATCCAGATCTCTCTGAGAATCCGTTCACGCTCTTCTAGCCGCTGGGCCCGGTCCAGCTCTGAAAAGACACACACTtacaaaatcaaaaacacagaaagttaagacttgcacacacacacacacacacacacacacacacacacacacacacacacacacacacacacacacacacacacacacacacacacacagaaagtttCAAAGACTTTCACACTGTGTCTGTTCACATAACCTTTAGGTTTTTGCTCAGATCCCAacatttattctatttattatttagagcatgtgcgtgtgcgtgtgcgAGGCTTAGGTCACCCAAATTCCACAAAAATCTCAAGAACATAAACTTAGAAGTATCATCTTTTGTGTCATTGTGAGAGATACCCTCAGTTGATGTAAACATGGTGGCGTTCAACAGAGCTCTCTCGAAGCGTCTGCGTCTCCGTGCCGACAAGTCAGATGTGTCATCCCAGTCCTCTGTCTCGCTGTCCCCACCGGGCCCGGTCCCTCCAGAGGCCACAACTACAGCAGTAGCGTGGTCTGGGTTACCGTCACCGGGTTGATGCTGTGCACAGCTGTGCTGGCGACTTCGATGATGTCTGACCCTGTGGCGACGGTGAAGGTCATTACTGTTGCCATAGTGACAGTCTGCTCGACAGTGTATCTGGAAGACGATGGCACACAGTGTGACAAGAAGGCCGACACACACGCCACCGAGGAATACCAGCGCTGTCCTCTCGGGTTGATCTGCAAGGAAAATGTCATATATTTAAGAATTTACAGGGAAGTTAATCATATTTAATCTTcgtcctcctctctctctctgaaacTGAAACTtccattttctttgctttttgcatACATGAGTTTTTCAGACTCTGACATCCATCTTCTGTTAAAACCTTTAGTATGCTTCCACCTTCTTATTACCACACATGACCCTAGTACCTATTTTTCTACCTTTAAGCTAATAAATACATGTTGAACTTGCACTGCCAGGAGCATGTTAGCTCGACCCTACTATTAGATTATATTCTTTTTAGTAAATTAGCAGCTTTTTGGTCCAAATTTTAAATCTCTTATGTACCTGCAATGAAGGTGTAAGCCGCCAATATGTTGCTAAGCAACGCCATCTCCTGGGAGACCACTTTCACTTCCATGGTTGGGCTTCCTGCAGTTGGAGCGCTCATTGTTCAGATATTCTTCTGAAGACGGCTGGATCACTTTATCATTACTCCCCTGGATTAAAAGATTTTGGGGTGGAGGTGAAAGAAGAACACTGTGAGAAgggtgatggaaaaaaaacaaccaaaaacaaacaaacaaaaaacgaaGAACAACAGAAATGTGAGGAAGAATCACAAGTTAAGAAATATTTACAGATAATGATCCTCTTGAAATAATGTGCGTTTACACAGATATGATTTAAAGACACATCTGGCTATTGATCTTCATTCAAAACACAATGATGAAAGTGATGAAAGAACACAATAATAgcttaaaaaacttaaatttgcTTTAGATTTCACCTTTTTTATTAATAAGCATCTTTGTTTAGATTCTGGTTTGCATTCCCGtcattttatatttctaaaatctTACTCGCATGTGATTCATAACTTCAGTCAGCGGTATTTATGAGAAAAGACTATGCTCACTATATTTTACTTCATGCTGAAAGGCCCTATAAaagatatataatatataaccagtttttccatttatccacagcttaaatatgtttttttatagaAACGGGCCGTGGTGATTAACTCGCAATTTGACAAATTGCGAGTTAATCACAGAGTACTTTGGAAAGTATGATACCTTACCCATCAATCCCTTCGCCAAGTGTTCACTGTCATTATCAACAGCACATAGGTCTGGAGCAGCGTCTCAGGGAGGGTGACCACCAAGGCCTCAAACAGTCGTAAGGCAGATGCGTCAGCCTGCTGCATGATCTCACCATACACATCCTCATCTGGCAGGCGCATACACTCCAACAGCCTGCCAAGGCCAAACATGGTGGCAAATGAAGAGGCAAAAAGACAGTTATTGTGGTCATGATCATCAGAATAcattattaattcattattaaaCATGAAGAGAGTTCAAACCCTAACCCTACTCTCTGAAATAACCAGTAAGAGTTTAGATTATGGATGTATTCCATGTGTCCACAACATATTAAATACATACAACATTTAAGCCTGCCCACCTTTTGAAGATTCCCAGGTGCAGTATGTGTGTCCACCTGAGAGACTTCCTGCGAATTCGTCCATCTGACAGGTACCACAGATAACTGAGCCACTGAGGTCCCCAACCTGAGAAAAAACAGCATgacaaacatttaaatcaaGCTGTACATCAGTTTATTTACTCTGTCTATTGATCTGTTTGTTGCAGTAGGTGTCACCTGGCAGCAGGAACAGGGCAGTGAAGCCAGCAAGATGGGCATAGCAGTAGTTGTGACCCACCCATAGATAATAAACAAAGCAGTAGATCACTGGAAAAAGACCAAAAACACTtataagacaaacaaaaaatgcacaGAAACAAATGATCAATGATGGACTTTTGTTAGAATCTAACACAGACAAGTAATTCCAGATGTGAAACATAATGCCACGATAATGCatatttttctaatttcatGCAGTCCTACTTAAGATTAAAGATTAATTTTTCTTAGGGCCATATTGAACTAGACAAACTGAGCCATATTGGTGAAGTCAGTGGACAGTTAAACCAAAACATGAACTTGTGCGCAAGATCATGAGCATCATATACTATTTGAAGAAATGATTACTATAGGTGACAAATGTCTCTTTAAGCTGGACTCAGCGTACAGTGTGAATTTTTTTGGCATGTAAACACTTATGACAAAATATTTAGATTGACACCAGCtactgaaaataacaaaacattctGTATCACTTTTTTATAGCCTTCATCTTTTGTCTGCTTCTAACATCACAGCTGCAGACCAGTCTGTTTtattgatccatccatccatccatccatccatccatccatccatccatcatccatccatccatccatccatccatccatccatccatcatccatccatccatccatccatccatccatccatccatcatccatccatccatcatccattcatccatccatccatctatccatccatccatcatccatccattcatccatccatccatccatcaattatccatccattcatcaatcattcatccattcatccatccatccatcatccatccatccatccatccatccatcatccatccatccatccattcatccatccatccatccattcatccatccatccatccatccatcaattatccatccattcatcaatcattcatccattcatccatccatccatcatccatccatccatccatcaattatccatccattcatcaatcattcatccattcatccatccatccatcatccatccatccatccatccatccatccatccatccatccatccatcatccatccatccatccatccatccatccatcattcatccatccatccatccatccatccatccatccatccatccatccatccatcatccatccatccatccatccatccatccatccatccatcatccatccatccatccatccatccatccatccatccatcatccatccatccatccatccatccatccatccatcatccatccatccatccatccatccatccatccatccattcatccatccatcatccatcatccatccatccatccatccatccatctatctgtctttggatggtgggaagaagccagagtgcctggagagaacccacacgtACATgggaaaaacatgtaaactcaGACTAAAGGTCtgttttattcaaattaaatagggACCGAAATCTCTACTGGAATCAAGTAAAATGGCAGTAAAGACTTTTCACATAATTCATGAACAAagccctgtttttttgttttgttttttttaatagattttggGGGGCATTTACTTTTTCTCTCTGAATGGTGGATGTTGCATCTACAGTTATAGATTTGAATGCACCCCTAGTATTTTGTGTATTAGTGTTTACACTGTGGTGTTCAGAGTTGAAATGTTTCAAGTAGTCTATTGAttaccaaaaacaaacatattttggTGTGTACTGTGTAGTAGTGGCCATACTCTTTCGAATGACCTTTGTTCTGTACTTGACATAGCTTTATTGGCAACAGCTGCTGATGCCTCTCCTCCACTTCTCAGCTCCCTACATCACTCTCCCTGCAGCTCTGCCTCCCTCCAGCCCACCGTACGTGTAATATGAACCTCTTTAGCTACCAGCGGGCTGTCCGGGCAGACTAGGCCTCATCTTGGGGTATACGCCCATCCCATCCCCTCGTCCATTCATgcacttccaaaaaaaaaaaaagaaaaaaaaaagaagaagaaaaaaaaaagagcgcTGAAATGTGACGAGGCCTTGTATTTTATTCAAGAGACACCATCCAGTCTCTGAAATGGTTTCAGAGTCTAAAACAGGACAGATTCCACCATGAGTCAGCAGTTTTACGGCATGCAGTATTCCATAACATGGACTGTTTAAAAATAGGAAAGAGGCACACTGACTGCAGATGTTGGTGTGGCTCTATTATTCATgacaacacaacagaaaaaaatattgaagaaaacaaatgtacaaCTTTGTGTTGGAGACTTTAAATGAAACCAGATCTTATTTATCTGGCTGTGTATCTCTTCTCTGGCCACTGTAGCTCTCACGCGCTCAATAGCTACATAACACACTGGTCAAAAAGGTACGCACACACAActaaatgacataaaacattacTGAGTTTATAATCATCACAAACAAGCAACACAAACTGACGCATCGAATCAGattatatgtgcatgtgtgtttttgtatatcTAAGTGTGTATGCGCGCGCgcatgtacgtgtgtgtgtgtgtgtgtgtcccaggTAGGACTCACGCGCCGTCCTCTCTGCAACGATGAGAAATGCGGTAAAGGCGAACACGCAAACTTGGCAACACGGCATGCAGGCGCCTCCATTGCTCGGAGTGGCCGTGTAGTCTCTCATAGCGGCATGAGAACCCAGACAGCCCCTCAGATTAACAGCAGTAGCAGTCTGTAGGCTGGTCTCGTTCTAGTCCCGGTAGGGAGTCGGTCCAGCTGCGGTAGCCCGCTCTGCAGCTCCGTCCCAACGTCACCGCCCGACCGTCCCGTTAAAGCGATATAACACTGATGCTGATGCACACAAGCATCCACCCAAAGTGGTTTTAGTGTGTTGACTTTGCCAATggctcatttaaaaaataataaaataaaataaagagttcCAGTTATCTTTCATAAAGAGCCTTTTGGATCAGATCAAGTCTGCAGTCATTACTGTACAATAAGTCTACTACTCAatgtaaataatacatttaGTTGAACATGGAACATTTAACTTAATGTAACCTCAGCTTTTAGTAggatcttttaaataaaaaatctaaattactCTGGCTCATGGAAAATTTACATAAAAGATTTAAGTTGTCCcaaataaatatttggtttattcaaaagtaattttacattttactaaattgttttaaaacaatacaattaattatacattttaatatGTCATTTTGGTTTATATTAGgaatataaaaaataagtcATTCTCTGGTATTGTTTTTACCACTTATGCAACTCAAAAACCAGTGCTGGTGTCTCTCTCATTAACATTGATCTGGTGCCAATAACACGGATCATTCCAGCAACAACACTGTCTAAATTCTGCCATAACACAGGAAGTAACTCAGGTGAGAGGCTGGGAACATCCTTGACAGGTCATAACAggacattcacacacacactcataggGAGAagttagagtgaccagttaacctaagatgcatgtctttagacggtgggaggaagccggagaacctggGGAGAACCCCCcaatacacagggagaacatgcaaactctacacagaaatgccccaacaacaaccaccacaccaccgtgcagtcACCATGCAGTAAGGatgcttttacaaaaaaaagaggttAATAATCACAAAAGGTCGTTGCACAACTTTAATCTTTTAAGTTGACTTTCCACTAAATTGTGTCA contains:
- the LOC121650254 gene encoding XK-related protein 5-like; translated protein: MRDYTATPSNGGACMPCCQVCVFAFTAFLIVAERTALIYCFVYYLWVGHNYCYAHLAGFTALFLLPGWGPQWLSYLWYLSDGRIRRKSLRWTHILHLGIFKRLLECMRLPDEDVYGEIMQQADASALRLFEALVVTLPETLLQTYVLLIMTVNTWRRD
- the LOC121644416 gene encoding protein eva-1 homolog A-like gives rise to the protein MSAPTAGSPTMEVKVVSQEMALLSNILAAYTFIADQPERTALVFLGGVCVGLLVTLCAIVFQIHCRADCHYGNSNDLHRRHRVRHHRSRQHSCAQHQPGDGNPDHATAVVVASGGTGPGGDSETEDWDDTSDLSARRRRRFERALLNATMFTSTEELDRAQRLEERERILREIWMNGQPDISTVTQSLNRYY